In a genomic window of Chrysemys picta bellii isolate R12L10 chromosome 1, ASM1138683v2, whole genome shotgun sequence:
- the GGA1 gene encoding ADP-ribosylation factor-binding protein GGA1 isoform X2, translated as MKNCGKRFHDEVGKFRFLNELIKVVSPKYLGSRTPEKVKLKILELMYSWTLGLPQEVKITEAYQMLKKQGIVKCDPKLPDEAPLPLPPPRPKNIIFDDEEKSKMLARLLKSSHSEDLRAANKLIKEMVQEDQKRMEKISKRTNAIEEVNNNVKLLTEMVTNYSKGETTESSEDLMKELYQRCERMRPMLFRLASDTEDNDEALAEILQANDNLTQVINLYKQLVRGEEINGETVAGPLRGSTSALLDLSGLDMPAPGPSYPALPTLLGGSMLPVPDPASAVSLLDDELMSLGLNDLAPQAGDSSGWNSFQDSSEPSLPSIPAAPALKAEAGTPALGPSPVTSGLDDLDLLGKTLLQQSLPPESQQVRWEKQPAPRLTLRDLQNKTSSGTSVTATSSTPTLLRNISSSPAAPLPPPLEQPAAATLPRTTPTPAGAMPPPLGLPTPTSPQEISLANITVPLESIKPSSILPVTVYDQHGFRVLFHFARDSLPERPDMLVVVISMLSTAPLPIRNIVFQSAVPKVMKVKLQPPSGTELPAFNPIVHPTAITQVLLLANPQKEKVRLRYKLTFTMGEQTYNEMGDVDQFPPPESWGSL; from the exons ATGAAGAACTGCGGCAAGCGCTTCCACGACGAGGTGGGCAAGTTCCGCTTCCTCAACGAGCTCATCAAGGTGGTGTCGCCCAAG TATCTAGGCAGCCGGACTCCTGAGAAGGTGAAGTTGAAAATCCTGGAGCTGATGTACAGCTGGACGCTGGGGCTGCCTCAGGAAGTGAAGATCACAGAGGCCTATCAGATGCTGAAGAAACAAG GAATCGTGAAGTGTGACCCGAAGCTGCCGGACGAGGCTCCCttgcccctgcctcccccccggcCCAAGAACATCATCTTTGATGACGAGGAGAAGTCCAAG ATGCTGGCTCGCCTGCTGAAAAGCTCCCATTCTGAGGACCTCCGGGCTGCCAACAAGCTCATCAAGGAAatggttcaggag GACCAGAAGCGAATGGAGAAGATCTCCAAGCGTACGAACGCCATCGAGGAGGTGAACAACAACGTGAAGCTGCTGACGGAGATGGTAACCAACTACAGCAAAGGGGAGACGACGGAGAGCAGCGAGGACCTCATGAAG gAGCTGTACCAGCGCTGCGAGCGCATGAGGCCTATGCTCTTCCGGCTCGCCAGCGACACTGAGGACAACGACGAGGCGCTAG CGGAAATCCTGCAGGCCAATGACAACCTGACCCAGGTGATCAACCTGTACAAGCAGCTCGTGAGAGGAGAGGAGATCAATGGAGAGACTGTGGCTGGCCCCCTCCGAG GCAGCACCTCAGCACTCCTGGACCTGTCGGGACTGGACATGCCAGCGCCGGGCCCCTCCTACCCAGCCTTACCCACTCTGTTGGGTGGCTCCATGCTCCCTGTGCCTGACCCAGCCAGCGCCGTCTCCCTGCTGGATGATGAACTCATGTCTCTcg GACTGAATGACCTGGCCCCCCAGGCTGGGGACAGTAGCGGCTGGAACAGTTTCCAG GATAGCAGTGAGCCCAGCCTGCCCTCCATCCCAGCTGCTCCAGCACTTAAAGCAGAGGCAGGAACACCCGCCCTGGGCCCTTCCCCTGTCACCAGTGGCCTGGATGACCTGGATCTGCTGGGGAAGACTCTGTTACAACAGTCCCTGCCTCCAGAGTCGCAGCAAGTCCGATG ggagAAGCAGCCAGCCCCCCGGCTCACATTACGGGACCTCCAGAACAAGACAAGCTCTGGCACCTCAGTgactgccaccagcagcacccccaccctgctccggaACATCTCCTCGAGCCCTGCGGCCCCCCTACCGCCTCCTTTGGAGCAGCCTGCCGCTGCCACGCTTCCAAGAACCACTCCTACGCCAGCCGGAGCTATGCCACCCCCGCTGGGGCTCCCCACTCCCACGTCCCCCCAGGAGATCTCGCTGGCCAACATCACAGTGCCTCTGGAGTCCATCAAACCGA gcaGCATCCTGCCGGTGACGGTCTACGACCAGCACGGCTTCCGGGTCCTCTTCCACTTCGCCCGAGACTCTCTGCCCGAGCGGCCTGACATGCTGGTGGTGGTGATCTCCATGCTCagcacagccccactgcccatCCGCAACATTGTCTTTCAGTCTGCCGTCCCCAAG GTGATGAAGGTCAAGCTACAGCCACCCTCGGGGACAGAGCTCCCGGCGTTTAACCCCATCGTCCACCCGACTGCCATCACCCAAGTCCTGCTGCTCGCCAACCCGCAGAAG